From Lysobacter auxotrophicus, the proteins below share one genomic window:
- a CDS encoding YbjN domain-containing protein, with product MRLHALAVVLVSLCVPLPGLAADTASTRETDRSADPAIARQLDSLKYQYEVDDDGDYKLAFDMDEGRSQLAFVISAVESFGEMKVREVWAPAYRATGGEFPAQVANRLLEDSHSSKLGAWVKQGDMAVFVVKLAADATPRQLDDALDFVLRTADQMELELTGKDEF from the coding sequence ATGCGACTTCACGCTCTCGCCGTCGTCCTGGTGTCGCTTTGCGTGCCGCTTCCGGGGCTCGCCGCCGATACGGCGTCCACGCGTGAAACGGACCGTTCCGCCGATCCTGCCATCGCGCGGCAGCTCGACAGCCTGAAGTACCAGTACGAGGTCGACGACGACGGCGACTACAAGCTCGCCTTCGACATGGACGAGGGGCGCTCGCAACTGGCGTTCGTGATCTCCGCCGTGGAAAGTTTCGGCGAAATGAAAGTACGCGAGGTCTGGGCGCCGGCGTATCGCGCCACGGGCGGCGAGTTCCCCGCCCAGGTCGCCAACCGCCTGCTGGAGGACAGCCATTCGAGCAAGCTCGGCGCCTGGGTCAAGCAGGGCGACATGGCGGTGTTCGTGGTGAAGCTGGCCGCCGATGCCACCCCGCGCCAGCTCGACGACGCGCTCGACTTCGTGCTGCGCACCGCCGACCAGATGGAGCTGGAACTGACCGGCAAGGACGAGTTCTGA
- the acnB gene encoding bifunctional aconitate hydratase 2/2-methylisocitrate dehydratase yields the protein MLEAYRHHVAERAALGIPPLPLTAQQTADVIELLKAPPAGEESFLLDLITHRVPAGVDDAAKVKASYLAAVAFGTEKNALISRARATELLGTMLGGYNIHPLVELLDDAEVGTVAATALKHTLLMFDAFHDVQEKAEKGNENARSVLQSWADAEWFTSRPEVPQSMTITVFKVTGETNTDDLSPAPDATTRPDIPLHALAMLKNKRDGIEPEEDGKRGPVAFIESLKAKGHLVAYVGDVVGTGSSRKSATNSVLWFTGEDIPYIPNKRFGGVCLGSKIAPIFYNTMEDAGALPIELDVSQMNMGDVVELRPYEGRALKNGEVIAEFSVKSDVLFDEVRAGGRIPLIVGRGLTAKAREALGLAPSTLFRLPQNPADTGKGYSLAQKMVGRACGLPEGKGIRPGTYCEPKMTSVGSQDTTGPMTRDELKDLACLGFSADLVMQSFCHTAAYPKPVDVKTHHELPAFISNRGGIALRPGDGVIHSWLNRMLLPDTVGTGGDSHTRFPVGISFPAGSGLVAFAAATGVMPLDMPESVLVRFKGEMQPGVTLRDLVNAIPLAAIKQGLLTVAKQGKKNIFSGRILEIEGLPHLKVEQAFELSDASAERSAAGCTVKLDKEPIVEYLTSNITLLKWMIAEGYADPRSLARRIKAMEAWLANPQLLEGDADAEYAAVIEIDLNQIVEPILACPNDPDDVKTLSDVAGAKIDEVFIGSCMTNIGHFRAAAKLLEGKRDIPTRLWVAPPTKMDASELTKEGHYGTFGTAGARMEMPGCSLCMGNQAQAREGATVFSTSTRNFPNRLGRNTNVYLGSAELAAICSRLGRIPTREEYMADIGVINAKGAEIYRYMNFDQIEDYRQVAETVAA from the coding sequence ATGTTGGAAGCCTATCGCCACCACGTTGCCGAGCGCGCCGCGCTGGGCATCCCGCCGCTGCCGCTCACCGCGCAGCAGACCGCCGACGTCATCGAACTGCTGAAGGCGCCGCCGGCCGGCGAGGAAAGCTTCCTGCTCGACCTCATCACCCACCGCGTCCCGGCGGGCGTCGACGATGCCGCCAAGGTGAAGGCGTCCTACCTCGCCGCCGTTGCCTTCGGCACCGAGAAGAACGCGCTGATCTCCCGCGCGCGCGCCACCGAACTGCTCGGCACGATGCTCGGCGGCTACAACATCCATCCGCTGGTGGAGTTGCTGGACGACGCGGAAGTCGGCACCGTCGCCGCGACTGCGCTCAAGCACACGCTGCTGATGTTCGACGCCTTCCACGACGTGCAGGAAAAGGCGGAGAAGGGCAACGAGAACGCCAGGTCCGTGCTGCAGAGCTGGGCCGATGCCGAGTGGTTCACCAGCCGCCCGGAAGTCCCGCAGTCCATGACCATCACCGTGTTCAAGGTGACGGGCGAAACCAATACCGACGACCTGTCGCCCGCGCCCGACGCCACCACGCGCCCGGACATCCCGCTGCATGCGCTGGCGATGTTGAAGAACAAGCGCGACGGCATCGAGCCGGAAGAAGACGGTAAGCGCGGCCCGGTCGCCTTCATCGAATCGCTCAAGGCCAAGGGCCACCTGGTCGCATACGTCGGCGACGTCGTCGGCACCGGTTCCAGCCGCAAGTCCGCCACCAACTCGGTGCTGTGGTTCACCGGCGAGGACATCCCGTACATCCCGAACAAGCGGTTCGGCGGCGTGTGCCTGGGCTCGAAGATCGCGCCGATCTTCTACAACACGATGGAAGACGCCGGCGCCTTGCCGATCGAACTCGACGTGTCGCAGATGAACATGGGCGACGTGGTCGAACTGCGTCCGTACGAAGGCCGTGCATTGAAGAACGGCGAAGTGATCGCCGAGTTCTCGGTGAAGTCCGACGTGCTGTTCGACGAAGTCCGCGCCGGCGGCCGCATCCCGCTGATCGTCGGCCGCGGCCTCACCGCCAAGGCGCGTGAAGCGCTGGGCCTCGCCCCGTCGACGCTGTTCCGCCTGCCGCAGAATCCGGCCGACACCGGCAAGGGCTACTCGCTGGCGCAGAAGATGGTCGGTCGCGCGTGCGGCCTGCCCGAAGGTAAGGGTATCCGCCCCGGCACGTACTGCGAGCCGAAGATGACGTCGGTGGGTTCGCAGGACACCACCGGCCCGATGACCCGCGACGAGCTGAAGGACCTGGCATGCCTGGGCTTCTCGGCCGACCTGGTCATGCAGTCGTTCTGCCACACCGCCGCGTACCCGAAGCCGGTGGACGTGAAGACGCACCACGAGCTGCCGGCCTTCATCAGCAACCGTGGCGGCATCGCGCTGCGCCCGGGCGACGGCGTGATCCACAGCTGGCTCAACCGCATGCTGCTGCCGGACACCGTCGGCACCGGCGGCGACTCGCACACGCGCTTCCCGGTGGGCATCTCGTTCCCGGCGGGCTCGGGCCTGGTCGCCTTTGCGGCGGCCACCGGCGTCATGCCGCTGGACATGCCCGAATCGGTGCTGGTGCGCTTCAAGGGTGAGATGCAGCCGGGCGTCACGCTGCGCGACCTCGTCAACGCGATCCCGCTCGCCGCGATCAAGCAGGGCCTGCTGACGGTGGCGAAGCAGGGCAAGAAGAACATCTTCTCCGGCCGCATCCTCGAGATCGAAGGCCTGCCGCACCTGAAGGTCGAACAGGCGTTCGAGCTGTCCGACGCCTCTGCCGAGCGCTCCGCCGCCGGCTGCACGGTCAAGCTCGACAAGGAGCCGATCGTCGAATACCTCACCAGCAACATCACGCTGCTGAAGTGGATGATCGCCGAGGGTTACGCCGACCCGCGCTCGCTCGCGCGCCGCATCAAGGCGATGGAAGCATGGCTCGCCAACCCGCAACTGCTGGAAGGCGACGCCGATGCCGAGTACGCCGCGGTCATCGAGATCGACCTGAACCAGATCGTCGAGCCGATCCTCGCCTGCCCGAACGACCCGGACGACGTGAAGACGCTGTCCGACGTCGCCGGCGCGAAGATCGACGAGGTGTTCATCGGTTCGTGCATGACCAACATCGGCCACTTCCGCGCCGCCGCGAAGCTGCTGGAAGGCAAGCGCGACATCCCGACCCGCCTGTGGGTCGCGCCGCCGACCAAGATGGACGCGTCCGAGCTGACCAAGGAAGGCCACTACGGCACCTTCGGTACCGCTGGCGCGCGCATGGAAATGCCCGGCTGCTCGCTGTGCATGGGCAACCAGGCGCAGGCGCGCGAGGGCGCGACGGTGTTCTCCACCTCGACCCGCAACTTCCCGAACCGCCTGGGCCGCAACACCAACGTGTACCTGGGTTCGGCGGAACTGGCGGCGATCTGCTCGCGCCTGGGCCGCATCCCGACCCGCGAGGAATACATGGCCGACATCGGCGTGATCAACGCCAAGGGCGCAGAGATCTACCGCTACATGAACTTCGACCAGATCGAAGACTACCGCCAGGTGGCGGAGACGGTCGCGGCCTGA
- a CDS encoding NUDIX hydrolase translates to MTYRQGRFWQPDVTVATVVVDGGRLLMVEETVGGQLVLNQPAGHLEPDETLIEAALRETREETGWDVRLTAFVGAYQWKAPVNPDGSGGRHYLRFAFAAEPVAHDPTRTLDEGIVRALWMTPSELQAAHSRHRSPLVWRVAADFLGGQRHPLEITQHLA, encoded by the coding sequence ATGACCTACCGTCAGGGCCGCTTCTGGCAACCCGACGTGACCGTCGCCACCGTGGTGGTCGATGGCGGCCGCTTGCTGATGGTCGAGGAAACCGTCGGCGGGCAGCTCGTTCTCAACCAGCCTGCGGGTCACCTGGAACCGGACGAGACGCTGATCGAAGCCGCCCTGCGCGAAACGCGCGAGGAAACCGGCTGGGACGTGCGCCTGACCGCGTTCGTCGGCGCGTACCAGTGGAAGGCGCCGGTCAATCCCGACGGCAGCGGCGGCCGGCATTACCTGCGCTTCGCCTTCGCGGCCGAACCGGTTGCGCATGACCCCACGCGCACGCTCGATGAAGGCATCGTCCGCGCGCTGTGGATGACGCCCAGCGAACTGCAGGCCGCGCACTCGCGCCATCGCAGCCCGCTGGTGTGGCGCGTGGCGGCCGACTTCCTCGGCGGCCAGCGCCATCCGCTGGAAATCACCCAGCACCTGGCATGA
- the mnmA gene encoding tRNA 2-thiouridine(34) synthase MnmA, which yields MNTTPRTIVGMSGGVDSSVAALRLRDEGEPVAGLFMQNWADDDAQDSASAAEGRRPKAAGTGDCRAEDDRRDAVAVSGRLGIPIHFRDFSGEYWKGVFEHFLAEYAAGRTPNPDVLCNREIKFKYFLDAARALGAEFIATGHYARVERRGDRHLLLRAVDRSKDQSYFLHQLGQAQLAATKFPLGELLKRDVRQMALDAGLPTAAKKDSTGICFIGERDFREFLGRYLPAREGEMRTPDGHVIGRHPGVFYFTLGQREGLNIGGVRGFEAAPWYVVGKDVAQNVLYVDQGADSLWLQSHRLWSEVAHWIAGSPPASRLECTAQTRYRQADEACEVEVRDDGTLAVRFARAQRAVTPGQSLVLYDGEVCLGGAVIAATDAPLEQRLKARAA from the coding sequence ATGAACACCACACCGCGCACCATCGTCGGCATGTCCGGAGGCGTCGATTCCTCCGTCGCCGCGCTGCGCCTGCGCGATGAGGGCGAGCCGGTCGCCGGGTTGTTCATGCAGAACTGGGCCGATGACGATGCGCAGGACAGCGCGAGTGCCGCTGAAGGCAGGAGGCCGAAAGCGGCCGGGACGGGCGATTGCCGCGCCGAGGACGATCGCCGCGATGCGGTGGCCGTCAGCGGGCGCCTCGGCATTCCGATCCACTTCCGCGATTTCTCCGGCGAATACTGGAAGGGCGTGTTCGAGCACTTCCTCGCCGAATACGCCGCCGGCCGCACGCCGAACCCCGACGTGCTGTGCAATCGCGAGATCAAGTTCAAATACTTCCTCGACGCGGCACGCGCGCTGGGCGCGGAGTTCATCGCCACCGGCCATTACGCGCGTGTCGAACGACGCGGCGATCGCCACCTGCTGCTGCGAGCGGTGGATCGCAGCAAGGACCAGAGCTATTTCCTGCACCAGCTCGGACAGGCGCAACTGGCGGCGACGAAGTTCCCGCTCGGCGAACTGCTCAAACGCGACGTGCGGCAGATGGCGCTGGACGCCGGGTTGCCGACCGCGGCGAAGAAGGACTCCACCGGCATCTGCTTCATCGGCGAACGCGATTTCCGCGAGTTCCTCGGCCGCTACCTGCCCGCGCGCGAGGGCGAGATGCGCACGCCCGACGGCCACGTGATCGGCCGCCATCCGGGGGTGTTCTATTTCACGCTGGGGCAGCGCGAAGGCCTGAACATCGGCGGCGTGCGCGGTTTCGAAGCCGCGCCGTGGTACGTCGTCGGCAAGGACGTCGCACAGAACGTGCTGTACGTCGACCAGGGCGCCGACAGCCTGTGGCTGCAGTCGCACAGGCTGTGGTCGGAAGTGGCGCACTGGATCGCCGGGAGCCCGCCGGCATCGCGCTTGGAATGCACCGCGCAGACGCGTTACCGCCAGGCCGACGAGGCCTGCGAGGTCGAGGTCCGCGACGACGGTACGCTGGCGGTGCGATTCGCGCGCGCGCAGCGGGCGGTCACGCCGGGACAGTCCCTGGTGCTATACGACGGCGAGGTCTGCCTGGGCGGCGCGGTGATCGCCGCCACGGACGCGCCCCTCGAACAACGATTGAAGGCTCGAGCTGCATGA
- the hflD gene encoding high frequency lysogenization protein HflD — protein sequence MSTRVLALAGLVQALAQVRRVADTGQANAAILATAMESVFRIDAPSPTAVYGDVEALRPGLTLLRDYFGSSQRDEQLPRLVLAVMQLERRFVRDDDMGQRVQAGIRAQAGNAERMGPTHPDVMAALGSLYAETLSHLRPRVLVQGNPHYLGQATVVSEVRAILLAAVRSAVLWRQCGGSLWDFLLRRRDLLAAVREHLEG from the coding sequence ATGTCCACGCGCGTCCTCGCCCTCGCCGGCCTCGTGCAGGCCCTGGCCCAGGTTCGGCGCGTGGCGGACACCGGTCAGGCCAACGCGGCCATCCTTGCCACCGCGATGGAATCGGTGTTCCGCATCGATGCCCCCTCGCCGACCGCCGTCTACGGCGACGTGGAGGCGTTGCGCCCGGGCCTGACGCTGCTGCGCGACTACTTCGGCAGCTCGCAGCGCGACGAGCAGCTGCCCCGGCTGGTGCTCGCCGTGATGCAGCTGGAACGACGCTTCGTGCGCGACGACGACATGGGCCAACGCGTGCAGGCGGGCATCCGCGCGCAGGCCGGGAACGCCGAGCGGATGGGGCCCACGCATCCGGACGTCATGGCCGCGCTGGGTTCGCTGTATGCCGAAACGCTGAGCCACCTGCGCCCGCGCGTGCTCGTGCAGGGCAACCCGCACTACCTCGGGCAGGCGACGGTGGTGTCGGAAGTGCGCGCGATCCTGCTCGCGGCCGTGCGTTCGGCCGTGCTGTGGCGCCAGTGCGGCGGCAGCCTCTGGGACTTCCTGCTGCGCCGACGCGACCTGCTGGCCGCCGTGCGCGAGCATCTGGAAGGCTGA
- a CDS encoding type II toxin-antitoxin system VapC family toxin, which produces MTTPNTIAIDTSVLIDLLGEDAGMADAAEQCVRDALAQGPVVLCDVVVSEITAGLGHGTDIMDVVEEMGMRYLPVERRSAIRAGEMQRRFNQRRRAAGQGGQTSPRTVPDFIVGAHALLQCAGLITRDAGFFRDYFKGLKIIVPKTIA; this is translated from the coding sequence ATGACCACGCCGAACACCATCGCCATCGACACCTCGGTGCTGATCGACCTGCTCGGCGAGGACGCCGGCATGGCCGACGCCGCCGAGCAGTGCGTTCGCGACGCGCTGGCGCAAGGGCCGGTGGTGCTGTGCGACGTGGTGGTCAGCGAGATCACCGCGGGCCTTGGCCACGGCACCGACATCATGGACGTGGTCGAGGAAATGGGGATGCGTTACCTGCCGGTGGAGCGCCGTTCGGCGATCCGCGCCGGCGAGATGCAGCGCCGCTTCAACCAGCGCCGCCGCGCGGCCGGGCAGGGCGGCCAGACCTCCCCGCGCACCGTGCCGGATTTCATCGTCGGGGCCCATGCGCTGCTGCAGTGCGCGGGCCTCATCACCCGGGATGCCGGGTTTTTCCGCGACTACTTCAAGGGCCTGAAGATCATCGTGCCCAAGACGATCGCCTGA
- a CDS encoding AbrB/MazE/SpoVT family DNA-binding domain-containing protein: MEAIVAERGQITLPKAVRDALGLTKGTHLKVELEGGRIILRKNVDDAISRARGRFKLPEGVTTDDVMRELRGRAPGDPVDV; this comes from the coding sequence ATGGAAGCCATCGTTGCCGAACGCGGCCAGATCACGCTCCCGAAAGCCGTCCGCGACGCGCTGGGGCTGACCAAGGGCACCCACCTGAAGGTGGAGCTGGAAGGCGGTCGCATCATCCTGCGCAAGAACGTCGACGACGCCATCTCGCGCGCTCGCGGCCGCTTCAAGCTGCCCGAAGGCGTGACGACCGATGACGTCATGCGCGAGCTGCGTGGACGCGCCCCGGGCGATCCGGTGGACGTCTGA
- the clpS gene encoding ATP-dependent Clp protease adapter ClpS — MAKQTEHEHQHGVLVETGKPEIARPPLYSVLLLNDDYTPMDFVVEVLMRFFAMNAEKATQIMLHVHTRGRGVCGVFTREVAESKVAQVNEFSRLNQHPLLCTMEKA; from the coding sequence ATGGCCAAACAGACCGAACACGAGCATCAGCATGGCGTCCTGGTGGAGACGGGGAAGCCGGAAATCGCCCGCCCGCCGCTGTATTCCGTCCTGCTGCTGAACGACGACTACACGCCCATGGACTTCGTCGTCGAGGTTCTCATGCGTTTTTTCGCGATGAACGCCGAAAAGGCGACCCAGATCATGCTCCACGTGCATACCCGTGGCCGTGGCGTCTGCGGCGTTTTCACCCGCGAGGTCGCAGAATCGAAAGTGGCGCAGGTGAACGAATTTTCAAGACTCAACCAACATCCCTTGCTGTGCACGATGGAAAAGGCCTAA
- the clpA gene encoding ATP-dependent Clp protease ATP-binding subunit ClpA encodes MFSKDLEYSIGQCYKRAREARHEYMTVEHLLLALLDNPSAESVLKACGVDFQRLRTDLEQAIATSVSVLPEDVDRDTQPTLGFQRVLQRAVYHVQSSGKKEVTGANVLVAIFGEKDSHAVYFLNQQDVARLDVVNYISHGIAKHGGGQEPTRSQEDGESPGGEGGEGEGKGDALAEFAVNLNQLARDGKIDPLVGRADEVERTIQVLCRRRKNNPLYVGEAGVGKTAIAEGLAKRIVDGDVPDVLMDATIYSLDLGALVAGTKYRGDFEKRLKAVLTQLKKLPEAVLFIDEIHTIIGAGSASGGTMDASNLIKPALASGELRCIGSTTFQEYRGIFEKDRALARRFQKIDIVEPTVGEAYEILQGLKPKYEAHHGVTYADDALQAAVDLSVKHIGDRLLPDKAIDVIDEAGARQRLLADDVRKTLIDVEEIETIVAKMARIPTKQVSASDKDVLKNLERNLKMVIFGQDPAIDTLTSAIKLARSGLGNPDKPIGNFLFAGPTGVGKTEVTKQLALQLGIELVRFDMSEYMEPHSVSRLIGAPPGYVGFDQGGLLTEKIVKTPHCVLLLDEVEKAHPDIFNILLQVMDRGILTDTNGREANFKNVILVMTTNAGAAQASRRTIGFTRQDHSTDAMEVIRRSFTPEFRNRLDAVVQFQPLGFDHILRVVDKFLIELETQLHEKDVSLSATPTARDWLASHGFDPLMGARPMSRVIQDKIKRPLADELLFGKLVNGGKVSIDVKDDELVVTAQAEPEKLLPATV; translated from the coding sequence ATGTTCAGCAAGGATCTCGAATACAGCATCGGCCAGTGCTACAAGCGCGCCCGCGAGGCGCGTCACGAGTACATGACGGTCGAACACCTGCTGCTGGCACTGCTCGACAACCCATCGGCCGAAAGCGTGCTCAAGGCGTGCGGCGTGGATTTCCAGCGCCTGCGCACCGACCTGGAGCAGGCCATCGCCACCTCGGTGTCGGTGCTGCCCGAAGACGTCGATCGCGACACGCAGCCGACGCTGGGCTTCCAGCGCGTGTTGCAGCGCGCGGTCTACCACGTGCAGTCCAGCGGCAAGAAGGAAGTGACCGGCGCCAACGTGCTGGTGGCGATCTTCGGCGAAAAGGACAGCCACGCGGTCTACTTCCTCAACCAGCAGGACGTCGCGCGCCTGGACGTCGTCAACTACATCTCGCACGGCATCGCCAAGCACGGCGGCGGCCAGGAGCCGACCCGTTCGCAGGAAGACGGCGAATCGCCGGGCGGCGAAGGCGGCGAGGGCGAAGGCAAGGGCGACGCCCTGGCCGAGTTCGCGGTGAACCTCAACCAGCTCGCGCGCGACGGCAAGATCGACCCGCTGGTCGGCCGCGCGGACGAAGTCGAGCGCACCATCCAGGTGCTCTGCCGCCGTCGCAAGAACAATCCGCTCTACGTCGGCGAAGCCGGCGTGGGCAAGACCGCGATCGCCGAAGGCCTCGCCAAGCGCATCGTCGACGGCGACGTGCCCGACGTGCTCATGGACGCGACCATCTATTCGCTCGACCTCGGGGCGCTGGTCGCCGGCACCAAGTATCGCGGCGACTTCGAGAAGCGCCTGAAGGCCGTGCTGACGCAGCTGAAGAAGCTGCCCGAAGCCGTGCTCTTCATCGACGAGATCCACACCATCATCGGTGCGGGTTCGGCGAGCGGCGGCACGATGGATGCGTCCAACCTGATCAAGCCCGCGCTCGCGTCGGGTGAGCTGCGCTGCATCGGCTCGACCACGTTCCAGGAATACCGCGGCATCTTCGAGAAGGATCGTGCGCTGGCGCGTCGCTTCCAGAAGATCGACATCGTCGAGCCGACGGTGGGCGAAGCGTATGAAATCCTGCAGGGCCTCAAGCCCAAGTACGAAGCGCACCACGGCGTGACCTACGCCGACGACGCGCTGCAGGCGGCCGTGGACCTGTCGGTCAAGCATATCGGCGACCGCCTGCTGCCCGACAAGGCCATCGACGTGATCGACGAGGCCGGCGCCCGCCAGCGCCTGCTCGCCGACGACGTGCGCAAGACGCTGATCGATGTGGAAGAGATCGAGACGATCGTCGCCAAGATGGCGCGCATCCCGACCAAGCAGGTGTCCGCGTCGGACAAGGACGTGCTCAAGAACCTCGAGCGCAACCTGAAGATGGTGATCTTCGGGCAGGACCCGGCGATCGACACGCTGACCTCGGCGATCAAGCTCGCCCGCTCGGGCCTGGGCAATCCGGACAAGCCGATCGGCAACTTCCTGTTCGCCGGCCCGACCGGCGTGGGCAAGACCGAGGTGACCAAGCAGCTCGCACTGCAGTTGGGCATCGAACTGGTCCGCTTCGACATGTCCGAGTACATGGAGCCGCATTCGGTGAGCCGCCTGATCGGCGCGCCTCCGGGTTACGTCGGCTTCGACCAGGGCGGCCTGCTGACGGAGAAGATCGTCAAGACGCCGCACTGCGTGCTGCTGCTGGACGAGGTGGAGAAGGCGCATCCGGACATCTTCAACATCCTGTTGCAGGTCATGGATCGCGGCATCCTCACCGACACCAACGGTCGCGAGGCGAACTTCAAGAACGTGATCCTGGTGATGACGACCAACGCCGGTGCCGCGCAGGCATCGCGCCGTACCATCGGTTTCACCCGTCAGGACCACTCGACCGATGCGATGGAAGTGATCCGCCGCAGCTTCACGCCGGAATTCCGCAACCGCCTGGACGCGGTCGTGCAGTTCCAGCCGCTGGGCTTTGACCACATCCTGCGCGTGGTGGACAAGTTCCTGATCGAGCTGGAAACCCAGCTGCACGAGAAGGACGTCTCGCTGTCGGCGACGCCGACCGCGCGCGACTGGCTGGCATCGCACGGCTTCGATCCGCTGATGGGTGCGCGCCCGATGTCGCGCGTCATCCAGGACAAGATCAAGCGCCCGCTGGCCGACGAGCTGCTGTTCGGCAAGCTGGTCAACGGCGGCAAGGTCAGCATCGACGTCAAGGACGACGAGCTGGTCGTCACCGCGCAGGCCGAGCCGGAGAAGCTCCTGCCCGCGACGGTCTGA